The genomic interval GAGGCACAGCATTAGGATGAGTCCTAGCCAGACTGAAGTGTGGAAGGTAACATACCTGAAACAAGGACTCGAAATTCAGAACGTCGTGACGGAGGGCCATTCCTCCCACGCAGCCCCCCACCAAAGCCTCCACCCCGACCTcgggaggatctggggaactcaACACGCAGTCGGCATTGACCATAATCATAACCATTTCTCCCATAAACTGCATCTTCTGCATCTCTGCAAACAAATAACATGAATCAGTGATTAATGATACTCAGTCAGTGATTCCCAACATCTCAGTGGGCCATCAAGTGTGTTAGAAATATTGCAGTTTTAAAGTAGctgcaaaaatattttaggaTATTTTGGACTGAGTTTGAAATGGGTTAATCAGCCAACAGTGTATCACATCTGTAAATTATTAAAAGCTTTTTCCAAGCTCTTACGTTCCTGTGCATCATGTATTTCAGGTTACAGCCATGTTCACTGCAAAGAACACAGGAGAGTCACATTATCTATCTTGCATTCACTGACAGGTTCAGCCTATCCACTATGCTTAGAAGAAGGGGCCATTTTCCACTTAATTTCTCAGAAGGGCTGATTGAACTCTGATCCACATGGAACAAAGCTCTTTCATAATCTGGCAGGCAGTGAGGGCGAATACTTTACCTTCACTTATAAGCCACTTATTAGAAACTGCCTCATTATGGTGTTTTGCCTTGCATAATTATATACAAGGGATATTTGTTTTCCTGAGAGAGTTCTGATGTTGTATTATAGCCTAGACCTAATCTCTCTTTCCATCCCAGCAAGTCTATGCTAACGCATGCAGAAGGGCATGAACTGAAAACTAAACCTTGAAACTAGTTGCAAAGTTATATACAACCACAGAATAACTGTTCATTTAAATATAAATCTTTTCAAAATTCAGACCTTGCAAGCTGAACTTTACAAATGTGCAAACTCGCTCTAAAATCAATTTCAAAAACCATTGCGGAAGGTAGAAATAACACTGGAAGATCATTAGCAGAGCATCCCAATCCTAAGAAGTTTAGCATCTATTGTTATtagttactatttgtattaccataggcctaggagctctagtcatggatCAGACCCTCATTGTTGTCATCTTTATCAAGGTGTGGCTTTCTCTTTAGATTGTCACAGGGGATGGGAGAGAGGGTTAtttatatgtttgtttgtttttaaaaaggcaggaGGGACTACAGATTTAAACTCCTGTGAACCATCAACAAAATATCTGTACACAAAACAATCTACCCAATAACCTAGATAAAGAACACCCCTTCCTCTTAGATTGCCTGAGTGTTGCATGGATTTACTTTAGAAGTGtagttcccaaactgggtctgatCCACCAGTGGTCCATAACACACTGGCTCATGGTCCATGGAGAAATGGTTGGTCACATAGTTCTGACTCTtatgccacccccaccccccaaaatgttAATCTACATTgaaggagccaaaaaaaaaaaacattgttttctcagttaaatgttttcttttccctgAAAATAAGTGTTGTAACTGCCTAAGAGAAGTTACTTTCCCTGTCACTGGCAATCTGTGATAATGTGTCTCTGCTAAGccaaaaatggttacaagagataATGTCTCTGTAATGTCTGAGGATGCATCTACAATATGTCCATAAACcctgattaaaaaataatgaatgcaGACATGTTATTCACTGTCATGGGTGATATTTTAAACACAATATTAGGAAATTCAGATGCATTTCACCAGTAATAACTGTGCTTAGCCACAGTATGCTCATATTAGAGACCATATACCTGCATGGTAAATAGGGGTGAGGGTGAATAGTTACACTTGCTGCAGGAAAGCATCTGTTTGAGTTGTGCTGAAgtatcaactttttaaaaagggaagagacAAAGAAGATGATAACACCTTGATGTGTATAGTCAGACGAACAGAAATTCAGAGTCTGGGGCTATGTGTACATTACAAATTGTTTGTAACTGCTGGTACTAGAACCTTGTGAAAACATTCCCCAGGCTTGCCAAAGCCCCTTTGATGCTACCTGAAAAAGGTAAAATATGGAGAATTCAGAAGACAGTTACCTAGACCGTTGCAATCAGCTAAACTCATTAAAGAGGACAATAATGAGCATGTATTCTTCCCTCACACttgtccattatttatttattaatggtgTTGTGCAAAGCACTATTTACGTTGCTGAGGACTACAGCCATACTGGGTTTAAAGTTTTCAAACCCAATCCATCtgtgctctcacacacacaataatTTACATGGCCAAAGTGAATCAATTCATTTCTCCTGCTAGCTCAAACCTTGGTGTCTGTAATATTACAATTGCTTCCATGCAGACAAAATAGTGACATTATACACTGGATTGTAGCATCTTGCATTAGAAGTGGAAAATctacacattttaattaatacAAAGGGGAAACTAAACGACTTGGGAAGTATCAGGACAGACTGATGGGGCCGTTTCGGGGTGTTCTTTTAAGAGATGATGTAACGGTGTCACTTAGGCAGAGTTCCGTCAGCTCGGAGGGGGGAGAGCAGGTTTGCTGTGCGCATCACTGTCATTTATTCCTAGGGAAgattgcggggagggggggaagatgtCCGGGAGGGGGGCGCACACACAGGCACGGAGTGATGCATAGGGCAGGAAGCGTGCATGAggaactgggggaggagggctctgACTATGGTCGCCTTTGCCCGCTAGGAGAGAACAGGCCGGTAGGCTCCTTCTCCGGGGGAGGGACGTCCGGCCAGGCCGGGGCCGAGGGTGGGGAGGTGTAGCAGGTCCTCCCCTGGGGATCGGGGGGTGCGCGCCCGGGCTCTGGTGCAGAGGACTTTCCCGTCGAGGGGCCGGGGCGGGAAGCGGATGTAACTGCCCGGGCGGGCCGTCTCCAGGGCTCCGTGCCCCGGGGGAGGGATTCCACCCGCCTCAGGCCGGGCTGGCTCTCCCGGGGGCCCTCTCCCCCGTCCCGCTCACCGCGGGTCCTCGAAGCGCACGAAGGCGAAGGGCACCAGGCCGCGCTTGCTCTTGAGCTCGATGTCTCGGATGCGGCCGTACTTGTAGAAAAGCTCCTCCAGGTCCTTCTCCCGCACGTCGGCCGGCAGGTTCCCCACGTAGATCCGCCCGTCCCCCGCGCCGCCCCGACCCGAGCCCCCGGGCCCGAAGCCCATCTCCCGGTCCCAGCCAGACATCCTCGCCGCGCCGCCCGTGCACACACCGGGTAGGAACGAACGAGCGAGCCGAGCCGCACACCCCGTCGTCACCTCCTGCCGGAGGACACTAAACAACTCGCTTAAAGGGGAGGAGGGGTCGGCAACCGCACACAGCTTTCGTTACGCATGCGTTGTGCTCTGCGCCCCAGCACTGCGCATGCTCGCAGTTCCTCCGGGGGCGTAGCTCTTACGCCTATCTTACTGCGATTGCGCAAACTTCCAGTTCAGGCGGACAGAGCTACTCGTCCTGAGGGCGCAGACGCGAGTTTCAGTCCCCCGGGCTGTGATGGTTGTAGGCCTTCCTCGTGCCCACGTGCAACTTTCTCTACTCATTTCATTTCCCTTTTTCCTTAAAGTGACAGAAACAATTCAAAACTTAATGTTTCTGATTTGTCCAATACCACgtcaaaaatattttctctctcctcccctgcaaAAGGGAAAGACTACAGGGAAACTGACTCAACACAAAATACTGACAAACAAATTAAgggagcaaacaaacaaaaatagaaatacaTAATCCCAGGCCCTCATCCTGCATTTATGTGCTTATAACATTTTACAGTAGAGCCTCCGAATtaggaacaccagagttatgaactaacCAGTCAACCAGACACTTCATTtagaaccggaagtacacaatcaggcaacagcagagagagagggggaaaaagcaaatacagtacagtatcatgttaaatgtaaactactaaaaacataaagggaaagcagtatttttcttctgcatagtaaagtttcaaaactgtattaagtcaatgttcagttgtaaactttttaaaTAACAACCATAATGCcctgttcagagttacgaacaacctccattcccaaggtgttcataactctaaggttctactgtatgtatgTAAATCCTATTGCAGATCAGATCATTGGTCCATCTAGACTAGTACCCTGTCTCCAGCAATGGCCTGTACCATATGCTTTAGAGAagcaaggtgcaagaaaccttaGTATAGTTAGTTATTAAATAACATTTACAgaaggaaagtttcttcctaatcccaTCACGTAGAGGCTGGTTTCTGTCCTAAAAAAATAGGGTTTATATCCATTCCAAACTTTTTGAATAAAATCCTATGATTGTGACTTTGGATATTCTCATTATCTATATAAATGtcctatcttttttcttttttaagcctGTCGAGGTCTTGTGCATAAtgtgaaaacaaatatttccctttttcagtttaaaatatgTTATCTTTCAATTTTAACAAATATCAGAcagaaaagtgattttaaaactATTAGTTTTGCAAAAATTTTAATTCACAGTTTGAGAAGCAACTTGGTCTAGTCTGTACTCCTGAATTCTTTTCCAACTCCCAGCTCTACTGCATACTCAGGGTTTATCTACActtgaaagcagggccggctttaggacgattcccctgaatcgggccccgcgccctaaagaagagcaccaaacttaggcgcctttttaatttttttactcatcCGGCGGCGGtttgggtctttggcggcacttcggcggcgggtccttcactcgctctgggtcttcggcggcatttcagcggcaggtccttcagtgccgcggaagacccggagcgagtgaaggaccctccactgaagtgccgccaaagacccggactgccgccgggtattcgaatcgggacccgcacttcctaaagccggccctgcttgaaaGACTGCAGCAGAGTGAAGACACTACTTATCTTCATGGGAGGGCTTCTCcagtcagcataggtaatccacttccctgaaaggcggtagctatgttgacaggagaagccctccagTCAGCATAGCACTGTCTATACGGGGAGTTAGGTCAGGATAACTGTGTCACTGCACAATTCCTACCAGGCCACAAAAGAGCAGGGCCAGCTACAGCACAATACAACAACACACACTACTCTGGTTCACTAtaaaaatggtctttcaaagcttccctgagCCATTTAGCTCCGtactgagctcttctaatagctcCAAATTCAGCAGTAAGCCACTCCACCTCCGCCCTCCATCCTGGAGGAAACTTTTCCCTCTTTGCTTCACTTAGATTATgtaggacacagcaggcagctataaccattgggatatttttctcactgaagtcCAATCTTGTGAGCAAACAACACCAGCATTCCTTTCAATTACCAAAAGCATATTCAACTCTCATTCTGCACCTACTGAGCCAATAGCAGAATCATActttggtgctgttgaggtggccaATGTACAGCTTCATAAGCCAGGGGaggaaggggtaggctgggtccccaaggatcactactagcatttcaacattcccaatgatAATCCACcagttgggaaagaaagtccctgcgtgtagctttctgaacagtcctatgTTTTTAAGATGTGTCAtccaccttccctgaccagcccacactgatgttGAAGTATCCcaggtgatccaccagtgcttgcataatcatagaaaagtagccctttctgttgatgtacccAGTGGCAATGTGgtttggtgccaaaatagggatatgcatgccatctgtTGCTCCACCATTGTTCGGGAAATCCCATTACTGCAAATCTATCCACTAAGTCCTGCACATTACTGAAAGTCACAGTCCTGCGCagcaggaggcaattaatggcACTGCACACTTGCATCGCAACGTCCCTCACAGTCgatttcctgactccaaattgattGTTGACTGACAGGTAGCAATCTGACTTTGCAAGTTTCCACACTgtgatcaccactcacttctccactgtcagtgcagctctcattttggtgtccctgcactggaCAGCTGAGGCAAGCTCAGCGCACAGATTGAAGAATGTGTTtttgcacatctgaaagttctgcagccactcctcatcatcccaaacctgcattatgatgcaatctCACTAGCCAAGGCTTATTTCTTAGCCCCAGAAGCAGTGTTCCACTATCCGCAACTGTTCCGTGAACGCCACCAACAACCTTTAATTGGTTCTCGCTATGTCCCACAGTAATCTGTCCTCCAAGGCATCATCTGGTTCCCCACTCATTTGGTTcttcttgtggctctgcaaatacttcAGGATTGTGTGCCCTGAGCTTCCAATGCTCCTGACAACAGTGCtaagctgtgcaggctccatgcttctgtcagataTGGGAGACAGCAAGGAGGGTCACATAGGtttatgagatttttttaaaaggcatgaaaattatgggcCACAGagaacattatgggatggagacagttgcaaaCTGGGAAATTGaccccatgctcccagtcacTCCTGCGCAACTCATTCTGTGGCCCTACCATTGCTAAAAATTCCAAAAGACAGTTTTCTGGACGGTGGTGAGCTgcaccataggcgccgactccgtgggtgctctgcacccaccagcaactccccgcccagctcacctccgcctctgtcggctccaggcaccactgagcaagcaggtgcttggggaggccaagggaaaggggcagcatgtcgggctcttcggcggcaattcggcagagggtccctgtccctcttggagggaaggacctgctgtcgaattgctgccaaagaagaaagtggcgtggtggagctgccaccCATCGCGATTGCggctcttttttttcccctgccacttggggtggcaaaaaccctggagccggccctggcagttaAATTCCCCTCTATTTAGTAATAAAaagagacacccccaccccacccctacaGACCTCCATGGCAAGGCTGAGCAGAATCTGTGCCATGTAGGCTGAGGGTTTTTTTGGGAATTCAGAGAATGATATAGCAAACACAGGAGGAGCTAGGACATTGATTAatggagctgtgtgtgtctgtgtatttgagagaagcaggagaaaaCACCGGAGAGCAAGGGCAAAAAAGCCAAGCACATATAGTCAGACCAGGACTGGGATCATAGCCCTGAgaaaagcaaagagagagagctttttCATAAAAGCTCAGTTCCCATGTTTGAagtggcaacattttcaaaagtgctcggCAGCACATGGCAGCTCCTGTTAAAAGTTTGATACTTCATCTAGGATTCGAAAGGGGAAATGCTGGGTGCTAATCTCTTACAAATCTGACTCTTAAAGTGTTTAAATACTAGTGATAAGCATAGTATAAAAACCTAGACAGATGGATAAATTTAATTCTAATCTGTAAAAAAAACTATGTAAAATGGTACCGTCTTTCTCCACAGATCTCAACCTTGTGTATGTTCAGAGTCATATCTACttactttagtgacaaaaatgttttttattacTTTTGTACTCTTGTTAAGCTCATCAGAGAAAACGCAGTGTTTGCTGGTGGAATGACTAAGCAGAAGAAAAACATGGTTACAGTAAGCAAGGTCTTTTCTTCAGTGGTGAGCACtcacaacaaaaaagcaaaatatgcTTGTTGGCTTGTTACTTAAAGATTATGGGTCATATTCTCAGCTGATATATATTGACatagtcaatggaactacactgatttaaacCAGCAGAGAATCTCCCCAAATTGTGCATAAAAGTTGTAGGCTCACAAAATTGTACTAGAATTGTAATGTGTATGTCCTGGATTTCCTACAAATTCAAAAAAGGGATCATTAAATTCTATGTAATAATTCTTTACTATTATATTATAATATACTCATCATTAATACTAACAATATATGATATTAAtaactgctggaatactgtgtctagttctggtgccaATAATTCAAGAaacatgttgataaattggagagggttcagaaaagagtcatgagaatgattaaacgATTAGAAAACGTGCCtcatagtgacagactcaaggagctaaatttatttaatttaacaaagagaaagctaAGGGGTgtcttgattacaatctataagtaaCTACATAGGGAACAATTATTTATCAATGAGCtcgtcaatctagcagagaaagatataagacaattcaatggctggaagctgaagctagacaaattcagactggaaataaggcataattttttaatggtgagaataattaatctctggaacaatttaccaaggcttggggtggattctccatcactgacaatttttaaatcaaaattggattttttgtaAAGATATGCTCTATTAATTATTTTGCAGAAGTTTTATGGCCTTTgataaacaggaggtcagactagatcagggtttctcaacACATGGGTCAGGACTCAAAATTGGattgccagaatgtttcaaagggtctgtggtggggcgattgccccACACTCAGAGagagtgggctgcagcaggcctaggcgcctgcgcagtcgcccaaccaatcagggaagggcttacagagagccaataagaaggcagattggagccagccaatcagggcctggcttagccatataaaaggctgcacagagcaggagcagtcagtctgtcccaggccttcagaggggaaggtctgtctccagagctgggaggccagcaccatggacagcccagcccagcccagcccagcctgagagagtgggagaaggccccactccatagcctgctaggcggcaggcctgagaggaggaggcctagtgtagagaagggctgttggggaagtggtccagagggatagtcagaggaggaaggagaagaaggaccgtgagactgtcacccgagggcctctggaccgggactcagagtagtgggcgggcctgagtcccccccctctttttccccctttgtttgctgtgctgtcCCAtgcacagccacgggccgcagggagcggccggtcagaaccacaccggGTCCTGGACTCTGAGGATCGGACTcgagggtgtggggctgttgtttaaccccccccccccggaagggggtgtgattggacaaagggacactgttggAGGGCAGTGCTCTGGAAGAGGACGCCGAcatcgggagcaacgcaagtccgtgcaccccacaaaggcgagacgacaggcggaatGCCGCCCacagagggcgctctactggcgcaaaactaattccctgaagcggccaggaggaggcgccacagcggtgagctaccgaccctgtcacagggtCGTGTGGCAGTTGACAACTCCTGAGGCTCCTatcccatggggctggctgggcttgccttcctgctccaggcactgcaacctctggggtcccagcaccactcaggtttggcccagctgtcaTGATGATGGGAGTCCAAgataggccaaatttgagtgagtggcactgcaaccccatgagccaggtgACAACTCCACTCACGCAAATTTGGTCCTGTCAGGGCTGCAGGTGGCAATGCAATCCCAGAGGTTGCAACACCCAGAGTGGAGATCCAAGCCCAGCCCACAGGAGCTGAAGGAGCCATCACTGTGGGGTGAGTGGACATGACCCAATCCAGAGctgtccttacccatatgcagactatgcagctgcgtagggcaccaggaaatgtagggcaccaaatttcctggtgccatacacagctgcatgctgctccagcggCCAGCCCGATCCCCCGGACGGCTGAGccagccaggaaagctgccctCGCACgtcctccacctcttccccaaagcccccgcccctgccccacctcttcccaccagAGGCTTGGGGACCACGGGggagctgcgtagggcaccaaaatgtctAGGGATAGCCCTGACCCAATTCCCCAGTGGGGCAGGATCTGACTGAAACCAGTCCAGGGCCTCCACCACAGACTATTTATGGGTTGTGAGaggccataaac from Malaclemys terrapin pileata isolate rMalTer1 chromosome 16, rMalTer1.hap1, whole genome shotgun sequence carries:
- the SRSF9 gene encoding serine/arginine-rich splicing factor 9, translating into MSGWDREMGFGPGGSGRGGAGDGRIYVGNLPADVREKDLEELFYKYGRIRDIELKSKRGLVPFAFVRFEDPRDAEDAVYGRNGYDYGQCRLRVEFPRSSRGRGGGFGGGLRGRNGPPSRRSEFRVLVSGLPPSGSWQDLKDHMREAGDVCYADVQKDGMGVVEFLRKEDMEYALRKLDDTKFRSHEGETSYIRVCPERSTSYGYSRSRSGSRGRDSPYQSRGSPRYSSPFRPY